CACTCTCGATTGAAGTCACAGGTTGACCACGCCCACTCAGTTTTCCCGGAATCCGCTGCACTGCCGCCGCAGTCTGACAGAAGAGCGAGCGAAGGTGTATCATGACGAGCAACATGTCGTGTAGCCTACTGGGTAAGATAACTAACTTAACATCTTAAACAAGTCAACTTAATTATTATCTTTTCTCATGCTCTCCCATTTGTCTCCACAAAAGCAGGCATGGCAGGTCTACTTCTGACACTGGAAATGTTCCTGTGCATATTGGGCACTGGTCTTCAAGTGCCTacacattaaagataaaaatgtatgcaggACAAATTTTGTTAAATAGGAATTGATAATTGGCGATGTTcaatttagcttttgcttgtgtacCTCCTAAAGGGTGATTTTGACACTGGATGATGTTGCATCAGGTCTAAGGTTTTGCCTTGAAGATGTTGCCTCCTCCATCAACACCAAATCTTCCTGCAAACAGAAAAGAATAATGTGATGTTCTACTGATAGAATTCTAGGCTGTTTGGAGtggtcaaaaataaaaacacccctTAGAAGTCAGGGGGCATATTGAAATGTGgaagttatttaattaaaatgtactcaAGCAAAGTCTTTGGCAAGGCTACAGTGGTACTGGCTGACAAGTCCTGAATATCAGTCCTTACTATTGAAGTAATAAGTTTGGCAATTGTCATTGCACAGGTCTTAAAGATAGTACAAACAAAcctgttattaaaatgcacaatacacagttCTGTAGACTAGGGTGAAGTCAGAATGTACAGACAATAGTCCCAAATCGTTGTATTTTAGAAACTTAATGGCAGACTACAGCTGTGGGGTGCCGCGAATAGACTTGAGTGTGCATACGGTCATAATTGATGAATCATAACCCGCCAAATGAGCTAGTTATTTGATGTGCGTTACTTTCCTTACTTCACTGGAGCTATAATAATCTCTAAAAATATTGGCCTGACGCTGTACTATTGGGGGCTCTGGCAGCTAGCTATACTGTTGGCTAATCAAATATAACGTATTTAGATGGGAGAGAGCATGAGAGGAGATAATAATTAAGTTGACTTGTCACTGAGTTTAAGATGTTAAGTTAGTTATCGTACCCAGTAGGCTACACGACATGTTGCTCGTCATGATACACCTTCGCTCGCTCTTCTGTCAGACTGCGGCGGCAGTGCAGCGGATTCCGGGAAAACTGAGTGGGCGTGGTCAACCTGTGACTTCAATCGAGAGTGACCAATAGGAAAAGGCCTTTCATCCTGGTGGGTAGAGACCGCCCACTGAGAGACAGCTTAAGTcgcaagcaaaacttttcaactcgcaaaaaaaagttttagacccgcaaaaaaagacaaaagggtctggctgcagacttgcacttgcactctcagacttgcattctcagacttgcactctcagacacttgcacttctgGTAGTGACattacttgcagtctttattttatattttgttctatttatttataattttttgtttgaatctctcaacattttacaacagcagccaggtgttgaagacaagaaaaaagaaactaaattacgaagtcacttgcaatcgccacttgcactctcagctacctgcgacgtcacttgcaaccaacacaaatcgtgcatgttgccaaatggagacaagatgctgtggtgattaaacgattaaaactaaattagtaacatcacgtacaggggtcctgcaagaaaaaaaaaaagacccgcaaatccgtggccacaaaacagcagaatatgaatgcaatgcgcaaagtctctcattaagcgttttcctcccgtagaaaacataaacatttaatatggcataatgtattaagatgctattcaaatatcaaattcaatatagtttattaatataacgaataatgtataaaacatggcaaaacaggcGCAAAACATggctgtgacgagtggggcgggggcCCCCCTTGTCACAACTTAACTAAACCTCTTGATTAattaccaaattaaaaaaaaatcatccacaaATGGACTTTTATTTCatacggaggagattgggaggatacaaaagaggagcgacgacagtgaaggacaagagaccggtgagtggagcaggtgtcgctcatttcccaatcactccaccggcctcgctccgttcccacggctctcggccccgccccactcgtcacataggcataatgtggcataataatagactaagaagataaagaagaagttcaatatgctcctcttcattattaaaatacataactaatatgtagaggcaagcaggtgagcccagaataaatgcaacatgcaaagtttcgcgttaagcgtttttccatatagaataactgtctacagctctttttatttctttgtctttgtccattaagctatgtgttttatttataatgattttctacgggaggaaatgaaacgcttaacgagagactttgtgcactgcgttcatattctgctgttctgtggccgcggatttgcgggtcttgtctttttcttgcaggtactaaattagttttaatcgtttaatcaccacagcgtcttgtctccactggcaacatgcacgatttgtgtcgattgcaagtgatgtcgcaggtagctgagagtgcaagtgacgattgcaagtgacttcgtaattttgtttcttttttcttgtcttcaccacctggctactgttgtaaaatgatgagagattcaaacaaaaagtaatcaataaatagaacaaaataaaaaagacggatgtcactagcggaagcgcaagtgtctgaaagtgcaagtctgagaatgcaagtgcaagtctgcagccagacccttctcaaaAAAGACGGCagaaaagagcaacatttgtggtttcgctataaaaaatattggagtgcataaagaaaaataaagattttcaaagatttatatgcactgcaaataattttgttatgaatttctttatttttgagccttaagaggactttttttttgcaatcttttattttttaattacaaaataattagttttactttcaaaaatacagaacaaaacacaaaatacacaaaaacagacacagacCCACACATGGGAGAGAACGCGGGTGATTTATTTCTTGTTTCaagatttgttcaaaatacaGATTCGTTCACAACCGACACAGAGCCAGACTCACATATCAGTTTGACGAAATGAAAGAGAAAGCAAATATTTGCATGGCGTTTTTAAGAAAATTGGGATGATCGTCCCGACGACGAGATTATACATTATGTTTTGGACTTTTGGCGGTCTTATCCTAGCACTTCTATGCTTAGGTGTTTGTAAATATGACTTGTAGATATTATTGCTGTCGAGTCACCGACTAATGTTTCCTTCTTGTCTTCGTTTAGGCTACTCCTCTACTCGTATAATCTAATATTatgcaaaatgtgtattttatacataaatcGGAACTATTAGGTAATGAATGCGTAATATTTTGAAGGAAACAACTATCAGAGGAGTTTAAAGTCACTTTTATATAGCAAGGTTGTTTATAATGGGGACTGTGTATGGCCTACTAGTACTTCTATTTTCAGCTTTGTTCCACATTTCATTTAGAATTAATTGAGTATTGGGTTTATCCTGTTGTATTCTCTTTATTtactgatttgtttgttttgggcaGGTGTAAGTGGCTCACAGTCTCTTTATGATGTTCAGTGGCTTCCTTGTCCGTTTGTGGATGAGAAAGTTCAAGTAAATAAAGAAGGCCATATAGAAACCAAGTATATCAACAGAGAGGCTGTGCTTCAATTTGGTAATGTCGGCGACAAGCCTTTACACCCAGCCTTTATTACCTTCCTTGTCACAGGTGAGTGAAAGTGACTTGAAGTTATAACCTTAATAAAGGGCCTATCCTTGGCTCTTTAATGAATCTACTTTGTGTTCATTTGTTGTATATAATAATGCAGCCTCTAAAGTGGATATGAGGCGTTATTTGGAGGGAAGTGAGGATACACTACACTGTGAGATCCGTAGATACAGCACTGGAGGGAATGTAATGCGCTGGCCTACTGCAGGAGCGCAAGATCATGATGTCTGGTTCACCTGTACAATACGCAATACACAAGGCTTGTTTGTCATCACCACCTTTCTCAGACACACAACTGGGACTCCTGCCCAAGGACAGATGGACTTCCTGCAATGGACAACAGTCAATGATAGGGATCTCCTGACAACATCAGGTAACAATCAAGCAGTGGCGTTTCCTCCTTGGAGGCAAGGGAGGCAGAGCCTCCTCCAAAAATTGGATgagaatataatacaaaaataaaacaatgcaaatattaaatTTTCCCGGCATTTTCAAGTCatattcaaaattcaaatgaCTTGAAAACATATTCAGTTAGGGCTTTTGGTGAATGATCAGCTTGGTTAAATTAAAGGTATATCTTCATGTGTGTGACCATTATGATACCTGCAGAGATTACTGAACTTTGATTACCGATGATCTGAAAATAagttgacaaataaaatatacattaaatatacattctgattattttgaaacTAATGTAAAAATGCTTAAAGAGCACAGACTTGATTAGAAATTACTAACTTTTAATAATTAGaacaattttttatgtaaaaatacaaaatagaattggttattgttgttttgtgaatagtgcatgtaatgtttatttattttaccttaacaatactgaaaaataaGGTGTTGTTCatacattgttttttaatgaatgtaaaaatgtttaaaaagaaacaaacttgaTAAGAAATATActtcattttaataaacagaacaacaaatacattgttaatgtaaaaatacaaactaGAAATTGTAGTTTTCTTGATAGTGTAAGTAATGTACGTTAATTTAacctgagaaatactgaaaaatgaCTGTATtcttaaagttgttattttttaacaaatgtaaacatgcttaaaaagCACTTACTTGATGagttttaataaatacagtattaattacattgttaatgtaaacatacaaaaaaacagtcGGTTGTTGTTGTCAACATTAAGTGTAACTGGAACATGAATGTacacgtatttaaaaaaaaatacaaaaaccacTGTAGTCAAAGGGCTCTACTTCTACTTTTTCCCCAaccatgttttatttcattctgtCTTCCTTATGTGTTTTCAAGCTGCGATGGTTGTTTTGACCCGGACACCCTCAGTGAAGGTGGGATTCTTGAAGGAGCCAAACCTGCACTGTTTGTTTGCAGTGGATCATAAACTGCCTCATGCAACAGTGGAGTGGAGACTGCAGCGGCACGGGGAGCGCAGCAAGCTCTTCAGCTATTCCAGCCGCACAGGGAAGACAGAAGGCAGCGGAGTAGCTGTCAAGGCCATCGCCGCTGGAAACGCCTCCATTAAACTTCCACCCACCAGAAAACACAGCGAGGGCACATATATCTGCTCTGTGATGGTTCCTCCTCTCAATGGCAGCCATGATATTCCACTTACCATAAGTGGTGAGATGAtaactttatttaattcaattgaGTTCCTATCAGCTTCAGAGATAAGTGGGGACAAATGTTGTTTGGGAAACCCTTTGACTTTCTTCGCATGGATAAAAACagctaatacatttttttaaatatcttcttttgtgctacaCCGAAGATAGGAAGTCATTCAGGtatagaatgacatgagggtgaataaatgatggaaCTATCActtgaatgtttcttttttctctttcaaaatCCACAGAACAACCCCGTGTGTCTATAAACGTTGGTTCCACCTTGTCTATGACACTTGGTAAGAACGAGAAGCTAATATGTGATGCAGAGGGGTACTATCCATTGGACGTAAACATTGAGTGGTACTGTGAAGAGTCTGGAGGCAGCCCTATGCCTTCGTTACTGGAGAATGTTATGCACTCCAGTCATCGATATAATCAAGATGGCACATACTCGCTCTCAGCCATCTTCTATCTGCAGCCTGGCCTGGAGAACTCTGGATATAAGTACACCTGCAGAGTATCCCATAAGTCCTTGCTCACTCCTATCCACAAGAGCTTTTATCTCATAGTTACAGGTGAATAAGATGCAACACAAATACAGAATTATTTGCACAAATGGAAAGTCCCTAAATAtcctttaaattatatattacaaataaccACTAGGTGGCAGGCATGATGTTCCATTATGACAGATTTTCAGAACTCTTCAATAtacttttttgctttgtttgttgatcacagaACCTGACTCTACCATGTGGTATATCCTCATAATTGCTATGCTAGTAATTACTTGTTATATGCTGCCTCAGTATCTTTCAGGTAAGTCATTTGTTGTTTATAAaccactttataattttttttttgcatctctcattttaattgttattatatgaTGAGTTTTTCTACATCCTGAAAACACTATGCACATATTCTGTATTTGATCTATATGGTCACTTTAGCATGTAACATAAAAATCTTGGTTTTCCACTTAGACGCATATCAAATTTccagtttattttctttaaaatgaaaaaacatacatttgGAAATAGTTTGTTGAGGCACCTCTTTGCATATTGTGGAATACCATGGCACCTTGGAGCATTACAATAAATAcctaaacataaaatgttattaataacataaaaataaattaaaccatgaacagtatatttttgctttttgctaAATCTTGACacatgtataaattataaataagttgttatatatattataaatatatttgttattgtaaataaatatttagccaaaaaaaacctgtttgtagacaatttatttcaattgtattaatatatttaattatttaattaggtatttaatatttatttattttctttgttgaaCACAACTATTTcctgatttatttttcttaagaGGAAAACAATGTAATACACATATTTATGATTGTAATATCTCAGAATCGTGCATTCCATCTCCTGGTCACAATTATTTGTCATCAGTAGACAGTGATAAGTAAAGAATTAATTAAAGCATTCCCACAAAGTTTAAATGTTATCtggaataaaaacattgtttaaccTGTCAGTTATTCTGTTTCCCCATTGCAAGTCTCATCGTCtatgttttttcctctttttcaggTAGAAAAACAGCAAGAAAGGTGAGAATGAAGGTGTAATAGAATAGTAACAATAACATTTCTAACAACATCCTTTGTGCAAATATACATGAACCCCAGCTGTGTATGACTGAATATGAGTGAGATGAACGGGCTCTCTGTactgtttatgtttgtgtatgtgtgtgtggtgtgtgtttaacacacctgtgtgtacatgtatgtgtAATTACTGACATGTGGAAGTGTGTGCGTCTCTTTGCCAAATGTCCAGTCTCACGCTGTATGTTTACTCATGTCTCTTATGTGCAGAGGTTTTTTTGAGAACTCATGCCTGAGGACTTGAATTACAGCGTCATGGAAACTGACAACACATCCCTcccttcatctctctttctcccctCATCTCTGCCATTCCCTCCGGTGCTGCGTTCGCCAAGATCAGGTGCTCTTCAAGAGAAAATGGGGAGTGTGTTGTGGGGTGTAATTCCAGATCTCATGGTTTATGCCCTTGTTTTACTATGGCTGATAAAGCACTTTATGAACTTAAGAAGAATTTGCTTATGACTTTCTGGGTTGTATCATTTTTGGCATctataaatttaaatgtcaatTTGGCATGAATGCAAAGTACACTACTGATGTTGATCATTTTgagttataaattaaaaataattaaatattataaaataagtggggaaaggtataaaaaaaagtgtttttgcacttcagttgcaaaaaaaaaataataaaaataaaatatgcctcTTATGTTTGAAATAATGTAGATGaacatgaattttaatatttgtaaaatgtttaggattttaaataaaatctgagtTTTATGTTATGATTGCATCAAATTGAAATATATCCATCTTCAGAGAACTTTGTGTGATGTTTGCAACGCTGTTTTCCACTCGCAGTGAAAGCCAACACCGATGGCCTGTGGGGTTTTTAAGTATTCTTGGCTAAATACTCATCTCTGGACCACAGAGCCCCCCTGTGAGGCATCTCCATGACTCCCAGTTAGCTACACTGTAAACACTTCACTCAGGAATGGCAGCTGTTCCCAAATGGCACTTGGTACATTCCCCTTCTCCCACAGTAccctcctcatctctctctcactcactctctctcatccCAGCCacaatgttttcaaatgcacaATGGAGGCATTATCAGGGACTTTTTATGTGAATTCAGAATCCCTGGTTTCATTAGTAATGTTATTGTGCATGCGTTGACTGAAATGAACTaggttttgtttcatttaaaggaatattcagcGGTGATGCTCACTGGGCTTGTTGGAAACTAGCATGCCTGGTGGGTCAGCAGCCAGAGGAAGGTCAGTGCTCAGCTGCCCTGGGACCGTATGAGGCTTATGCCTTGAAAAATCAAGAGTCTCTATTACACCAACTGCATAAACGATGGGCCGCCTGCCTGTGGCTCGTGATCTGTTATTAGTCCCGTCGGTTTCCATTCGACCTGATGACATTTTAAACAGCATGCGACAGTGGCTTGTTTTCTTTCGGCTAATGTGTTGTGGAA
This portion of the Cyprinus carpio isolate SPL01 chromosome A15, ASM1834038v1, whole genome shotgun sequence genome encodes:
- the LOC109052143 gene encoding tapasin-related protein-like; protein product: MIVPTTRLYIMFWTFGGLILALLCLGVSGSQSLYDVQWLPCPFVDEKVQVNKEGHIETKYINREAVLQFGNVGDKPLHPAFITFLVTASKVDMRRYLEGSEDTLHCEIRRYSTGGNVMRWPTAGAQDHDVWFTCTIRNTQGLFVITTFLRHTTGTPAQGQMDFLQWTTVNDRDLLTTSAAMVVLTRTPSVKVGFLKEPNLHCLFAVDHKLPHATVEWRLQRHGERSKLFSYSSRTGKTEGSGVAVKAIAAGNASIKLPPTRKHSEGTYICSVMVPPLNGSHDIPLTISEQPRVSINVGSTLSMTLGKNEKLICDAEGYYPLDVNIEWYCEESGGSPMPSLLENVMHSSHRYNQDGTYSLSAIFYLQPGLENSGYKYTCRVSHKSLLTPIHKSFYLIVTEPDSTMWYILIIAMLVITCYMLPQYLSGRKTARKRFF